A genomic segment from Thermoplasmata archaeon encodes:
- a CDS encoding 50S ribosomal protein P1: protein MEYIYSAMVLYSAGKDITEDAVKAVLTAAGVDADAAKIKALVASLEGVNIADAIANAAIAAPAAAPAAGAAPAAAAAPAAAEEPEVEQVSEEDAAAGLSALFG from the coding sequence ATGGAGTATATCTACAGCGCAATGGTGCTCTACTCTGCTGGCAAAGACATCACCGAGGACGCAGTCAAGGCAGTCCTCACAGCCGCCGGAGTCGACGCTGACGCAGCAAAGATCAAAGCATTGGTTGCATCTCTCGAGGGAGTCAACATCGCAGATGCTATCGCGAACGCCGCAATCGCAGCGCCCGCAGCAGCACCCGCAGCTGGAGCCGCCCCCGCAGCAGCCGCCGCACCCGCAGCAGCCGAGGAACCCGAGGTTGAGCAGGTCAGCGAAGAGGATGCAGCAGCAGGTCTCTCTGC